Sequence from the Deltaproteobacteria bacterium genome:
CACCGGGCGCAGTGCATTGCCCGAGCGCGTTGCAGCCCTGCGTCGACTCGCACGCGACGCACGAGGCGCCACCTCGACCACAGCTCTGGGCTTCGCTCCCTGCCTGGCACACGCCGGCGGCGTCGTAGCACCCGGTGCAGGTGTTCGGGCTGCGGGGGGAGCTGCACCCGGAGAGCAGCGCTCCCGTGGCTGCGAGCCAAAGGGCCAAGGTGGGGGCTTCGAGCTTCATCGCAGATCACCGCAAGGTGGGCGCGGAATCATGCCCGAACTGCGTCGCACCCGCCCATTCCTGCGGTTCTGGGGGGAGCCCCTCGGGCGCAGCGGCCTCATCCAGCCGCGTCCTCGCTCCCTTTTCGTCCTCTCGGACTGGCTCACCTCGCCGAGCCGCCGGACCCGCGCCCACCCGCTCCATCAGGACCGGTCTTCGTGGACCGACAGCTCCTTCAACCGGCGTTGCAAGAAGCGGCGTTCCGGCTCGTGGCGGGCAAGCCCTTCGGCCCGCCGGTAGGCCCGCGCGGCGTCGTCGCGCCGACCGAGCTGGCGCAACAGCTCGGCTCGGGCGGCGTGGAACAGGTGGTAGCCGTCGAGGTCGCGGACCAACGGATCGAGGCGCGCGAGGCCGGCCGCTGCGCCGTCCACCATGGACACCGCGACCGCATGGTTCAGCGCCACCACGGGCGAGGGATGCTCGTGGCGCAGCAACTCGTAGAGCTTCACGATCTGCGGCCAGTCCGTCTGCGAGGCGGTGGGCGCCTCGGCGTGCACCGCGGCAATGGCGGCCTCGAGAGACCAGCTCGACGGCGGCGCGCGTCGCAGTGCGCCCTCCACCAGCGCGATACCCTCCGCGATCTGGGCGCGGTCCCAGGTGCTGCGGTCCTGGTCCTCGAGCAGCACCACGTCGCCGTTTCGGTCCTGGCGCGCGTCCCGACGGGAGTCATGCAGCAACATCAGCGCGAGGAGCGCGTCGAGCTCCGGCGAGGGTTGCAACAGGGCACGAAGCAGGCGGGCCAGTCGTATCGCCTCGGCGCAGAGCCCGCGGCGGATGCTCGTGTCGTCATGCGCGGCCGCGTAGCCCTCATTGAACACCAGGTACACCACGGACATGACCGACTGCAGCCGCTCGGGCAGCTCGTTCGGCTCGGGCACGGCGTACGGGATCGCGGCTTCGCGAATCTTGGACTTCGCGCGCACCAGGCGCTGGGCCATGGTGGTGGGCGGCACCAGGAACGCGTGCGCGACCTCCTCGGTGGAGAGCCCGCACAAGGTGCGCAGGGTCAGCGCCACGTGCGCCTCAGGCGACAGCGCCGGATGGCAGCAGGTGAAGATGAGGCGCAGCCGCTCGTCGGGCACGCCCTCCTCATTCTCGAACGGCACCGCCGACTCGGCCGGCGGTTGCTCGGCGAGCTTCTGTTCCAGTCGGGCGCGCCGGCGCACGCGGTCGATCGCCTTGTGGCGGGCGGTGCC
This genomic interval carries:
- a CDS encoding sigma-70 family RNA polymerase sigma factor, producing MSISASAVRLQVEAPTGGAAAKENRHEVPLDHLRQRAALGEGLRQGRAGGLRQVRQGVRPPDPGRPCPQARGHRDHGSPARRQAAHHRRALRRDEGAAERLLPGGGQGRRRGHPHRLEDPRCPVRQHRGAADHDVLVTVLEQIAREQWGRLLAALIRALGDFDLAEECLQEAFAEAVAAWSVSAPRNPLGWLYGTARHKAIDRVRRRARLEQKLAEQPPAESAVPFENEEGVPDERLRLIFTCCHPALSPEAHVALTLRTLCGLSTEEVAHAFLVPPTTMAQRLVRAKSKIREAAIPYAVPEPNELPERLQSVMSVVYLVFNEGYAAAHDDTSIRRGLCAEAIRLARLLRALLQPSPELDALLALMLLHDSRRDARQDRNGDVVLLEDQDRSTWDRAQIAEGIALVEGALRRAPPSSWSLEAAIAAVHAEAPTASQTDWPQIVKLYELLRHEHPSPVVALNHAVAVSMVDGAAAGLARLDPLVRDLDGYHLFHAARAELLRQLGRRDDAARAYRRAEGLARHEPERRFLQRRLKELSVHEDRS